The nucleotide window ATTCTACACATTTTAAACGAAAAAGGTAAAGAGGGTTCCCTGACAATAGGAGACATAATATCCTTTTACAAAGATGACTCTAGAGTTTTAAACTCTCGCACTATTGCAGAAGAAATGCGAGATCTTGAAAAAGAGGGTTTTATAGAAAAAATTCTCGACAAGTGATGTGGTCGATAACCCAGAAAGGTCTGATGAAGATATCAGATATTCCTGAGCTATCCTCTTCCGGATCTCATACGAGTTAAAAAATATCCCCCGCATTTGCGGGGGATTTAATTTTATAAGACAGATTTTATTTTTTCTGCAGTTTCTTCAGCTTCACCTAGCATATAAGGCTTGCCTGGCCAATGCTTTAGTCCATCTCCTGCAAAACGGGGAATTATATGCATATGATAGTGCCATATAACTTGTCCGGCATCAGTGCCATTGTTTTGTCCTATATTTATACCTGTTGCGCCTATACTAAATTTTATAGCGTTGGCTATTTTCTTTGCTGTCGGCATCAATTTTTCAAGCAACTCATCGGGCATCTCATGTATATTTTCATGGTGCTCTTTTGGTATTAGGAGTGTGTGCCCAGGATTTATTGGATTAACATCCAAAAAAGCCAAACCGACTTCGTCCTCATAGACCTTGGTGCAAGGTATTTCTCCTTTTATGATTTTACAAAAAATACAACTTTCCATACAAAAATAATACCATAATAGGAATATTTTAGTTATAAGCTATTTTTTAGGAGACGGGATAATAAATACCTCTCGTGCTACAATCATTTCTATGCAATCGGGTGAATTACTAAAAAAACTATTAGAAAATAGAGGTGTAGACGAAGGTCAAATAGACTCTTTTTTGCTCCCAGACTACGAAAAGACTTTGCATGACCCTTTTTTATTCAAGGATATGGAGCGTGCGTGCGTGAGAATTTTTGAAGCTATAGATCAGAATCAAAAAATAGTTGTTTATGCAGATTATGATGCAGATGGAATTCCTGGGGCAGTTATATTCAATGATTTTTTCAAAAGATTGGGTATGAGAATTTTGATATATACATACCCGATCGTCACGATGAGGGTTATGGTTTACATAAAAGCGCAGTAGATGAATTTATAAAACAAGGTGTATCGCTCATAATTACTGTTGATTTGGGTATTACCGCAGTGGAAGAAGTAAGAGATGCTCTTATTGGAGGAGTTGATGTGATTATTACCGATCACCATTTACCACACGCAGGAGTTCCAAGGGCTTTTGCAATCATCAATCCTAAATACGATACAAATTATCCATTTGATGGACTTTGCGGAGCAGGAGTTGCTTTCAAGGTTGTGTGTGCGCTTATAAAAAAATATGGAGAATATTGGAATATAAAAGAAGGTTGGGAAAAGTGGACACTTGATATGGCAGGACTCGCCACCCTTTCTGATATGGTTCCATTGGTAGGTGAGAATAGAACCATTGCTTATTGGGGTCTTCATGTAATGCGTAAATCTCCTAGACCGGGGTTGGTGCATTTATTTAAAAAAGCGGGGATTAATATGCGCTATATCAATGAAGAAGATATAACTTTTTCACTTACTCCTAGACTAAATGCTGCTTCACGTATGGCATCTCCTAAAAGTGCTTTTATGATGCTCGCAGAAAAAGATATTTTAAAAGCGCAGGGTTTTGCAGAATATCTTACTGGCATAAATGACGAAAGAAAGACAATAGTTGCTAGCATAATGAAAGATGTTCACAAGAACTTAGAAAAAAGAGAACTTTGTGAAGTTATAG belongs to Candidatus Nomurabacteria bacterium and includes:
- a CDS encoding HIT family protein encodes the protein MESCIFCKIIKGEIPCTKVYEDEVGLAFLDVNPINPGHTLLIPKEHHENIHEMPDELLEKLMPTAKKIANAIKFSIGATGINIGQNNGTDAGQVIWHYHMHIIPRFAGDGLKHWPGKPYMLGEAEETAEKIKSVL
- the recJ gene encoding single-stranded-DNA-specific exonuclease RecJ, whose product is MGYENFDIYIPDRHDEGYGLHKSAVDEFIKQGVSLIITVDLGITAVEEVRDALIGGVDVIITDHHLPHAGVPRAFAIINPKYDTNYPFDGLCGAGVAFKVVCALIKKYGEYWNIKEGWEKWTLDMAGLATLSDMVPLVGENRTIAYWGLHVMRKSPRPGLVHLFKKAGINMRYINEEDITFSLTPRLNAASRMASPKSAFMMLAEKDILKAQGFAEYLTGINDERKTIVASIMKDVHKNLEKRELCEVIVIGNPSWRVGVLGLVASKICETYKRPAFVWGREGGKEEDDAPIKGSCRSDGSVNIVELMQLESESFASFGGHEMAGGFSVKSEHIHFLEDKLASKFSSIKRDVKIDDIAYDLELSISDINKGNYKSIDSLSPYGLGNPKPIFLFKSVKIESMKQFGKEKNHLEMIFSGGGKKVKAISFLTHRMSMEF